A portion of the Stella humosa genome contains these proteins:
- a CDS encoding TylF/MycF/NovP-related O-methyltransferase, with protein MPARPMHSLESLRWTENLLVHHAFEISQLDGDYLEFGVFRGSSFIQAYFSAMQIVAGFLGGRWDAAGGKDDPTDMSKVWARQQWEQMRFIAFDSFSGVPKPGKIDSILPIFREGAYAAPRDEFLKELRKVGVDLDKVRIVEGFYEQSLTPEAAARLELKRIAVVHIDSDLYESAKQALAFCTPYFRDGTIVIFDDWFQFRGNPQLGEQRAFNEWRAAHPEWLVQDYLTEGSFRKAFILSQPV; from the coding sequence GTGCCCGCTCGCCCGATGCATTCCCTGGAATCGCTGCGCTGGACCGAGAACCTTCTCGTCCATCATGCCTTTGAAATATCCCAACTGGACGGTGACTACCTGGAGTTCGGCGTCTTCCGCGGCTCCAGCTTCATCCAAGCCTATTTTTCGGCGATGCAGATCGTCGCCGGCTTCCTGGGCGGGCGCTGGGACGCGGCCGGCGGCAAGGACGACCCGACCGACATGAGCAAGGTCTGGGCCCGCCAGCAATGGGAGCAGATGCGCTTCATCGCCTTCGACTCCTTTTCCGGCGTGCCCAAGCCGGGAAAGATCGATTCGATCCTGCCGATATTCCGCGAGGGAGCATACGCAGCCCCCCGCGACGAGTTCCTGAAGGAGCTGCGCAAGGTCGGCGTCGATCTCGACAAGGTGCGGATCGTCGAGGGGTTCTACGAACAGTCGTTGACGCCCGAGGCCGCGGCGCGGCTGGAGCTGAAGCGCATCGCCGTCGTCCATATCGACAGCGACCTCTATGAATCGGCCAAGCAGGCGCTGGCCTTCTGCACGCCCTATTTCCGCGACGGCACCATCGTCATCTTCGACGACTGGTTCCAGTTCCGCGGCAACCCGCAGTTGGGCGAGCAGCGTGCCTTCAACGAATGGCGGGCGGCCCATCCGGAATGGCTGGTGCAGGACTACCTGACCGAAGGCTCGTTCCGGAAGGCCTTCATCCTGTCGCAGCCGGTCTGA
- a CDS encoding LOG family protein → MPKLRSLCVYCGAQAGHDPAHRAAAEELGRLLARQGTELVFGGGRVGLMGILADACLAAGGRVVGIIPRRLYTIEIAHAGVSELVVVDNMHERKRRMVERASAVAVLPGALGTLDETMEVATWRQIGLHDLPIGILDIGGYWQPLLALIDHAIAAGYGPDALRDYFTVADSVPALLATLEAAPAPRFAFQDRWA, encoded by the coding sequence ATGCCAAAGCTCCGATCGCTCTGCGTCTACTGCGGTGCCCAGGCCGGGCACGACCCCGCCCACCGGGCAGCCGCCGAGGAACTGGGCCGGCTGCTCGCCCGGCAGGGCACCGAGCTCGTCTTCGGCGGCGGGCGCGTCGGCCTCATGGGCATTCTGGCCGATGCCTGCCTGGCGGCAGGCGGGCGCGTCGTCGGCATAATCCCGCGCCGGCTCTACACCATCGAGATCGCCCATGCCGGCGTCAGCGAGCTGGTCGTCGTCGACAATATGCACGAGCGCAAGCGCCGGATGGTCGAGCGGGCCTCGGCCGTGGCCGTCCTGCCGGGGGCGCTTGGTACCCTGGACGAAACCATGGAAGTGGCGACCTGGCGCCAGATCGGCCTGCACGACCTGCCGATCGGCATCCTCGACATCGGCGGCTACTGGCAGCCCCTGCTGGCCCTGATCGACCACGCCATCGCCGCCGGCTACGGGCCGGACGCGTTGCGTGACTATTTCACCGTCGCCGACAGCGTGCCCGCCCTCCTGGCGACGCTCGAGGCGGCGCCGGCGCCGCGCTTTGCCTTTCAGGATCGCTGGGCCTGA
- the recA gene encoding recombinase RecA: protein MSQAALRLVDKETVDKTKALEAALSQIERAFGRGSVMKLGARPASTEAEVISTGSLGLDIALGIGGLPRGRVVEIYGPESSGKTTLALHVVAEAQKAGGTCAFVDAEHALDPSYARKLGVNIDELLISQPDAGEQALEIADTLVRSGAIDVLVVDSVAALVPRAELEGEMGDSHVGLQARLMSQALRKLTGSISKSGCLVIFINQIRLKIGVMFGSPETTTGGNALKFYASVRLDIRRIGSIKDRDQVTGNTTRVKVVKNKMAPPFRVVEFDIMYGEGVSKTGELVDLGVQAGVVEKSGSWFSHQGQRIGQGRENAKNFLRDNPALAQTIEQAIRQNAGLVADAMMSGASAGEGDADG from the coding sequence ATGTCGCAAGCCGCGCTGCGTTTGGTGGACAAGGAAACCGTGGACAAGACCAAGGCTCTCGAGGCCGCCCTCAGCCAGATCGAACGGGCATTCGGCCGCGGCTCGGTGATGAAGCTGGGCGCCCGCCCGGCCTCGACCGAGGCGGAAGTGATCTCGACCGGCTCGCTCGGCCTCGACATCGCGCTTGGCATCGGCGGCCTGCCGCGCGGCCGGGTGGTCGAGATCTACGGGCCGGAAAGCTCGGGCAAGACGACGCTGGCCCTGCATGTCGTGGCCGAGGCGCAGAAGGCCGGCGGCACCTGCGCGTTCGTCGACGCCGAGCATGCGCTGGACCCGAGCTATGCCCGCAAGCTGGGCGTCAACATCGACGAACTGCTGATTTCGCAGCCCGATGCCGGCGAGCAGGCGCTGGAGATCGCCGATACGCTGGTGCGCTCCGGCGCCATCGACGTGCTGGTGGTCGACAGTGTGGCCGCCCTGGTGCCGCGCGCCGAGCTCGAAGGCGAGATGGGCGACAGCCATGTCGGCCTGCAGGCGCGCCTGATGAGCCAGGCGCTGCGCAAACTGACCGGCTCGATCTCCAAGTCGGGCTGCCTGGTGATCTTCATCAACCAGATCCGCCTGAAGATCGGCGTGATGTTCGGCAGCCCCGAGACGACCACCGGCGGCAACGCGCTGAAGTTCTATGCCTCGGTCCGGCTCGACATCCGCCGCATCGGCTCGATCAAGGACCGTGACCAGGTGACCGGCAACACCACCCGGGTCAAGGTCGTGAAGAACAAGATGGCGCCGCCCTTCCGCGTCGTCGAGTTCGACATCATGTATGGCGAGGGCGTGTCGAAGACGGGCGAACTGGTCGATCTCGGCGTCCAGGCCGGCGTCGTCGAGAAGTCCGGCTCGTGGTTCTCGCACCAGGGCCAGCGCATCGGCCAGGGGCGCGAGAACGCCAAGAATTTCCTGCGCGACAACCCGGCCCTGGCCCAGACGATCGAGCAGGCCATCCGCCAGAACGCCGGCCTGGTCGCCGACGCCATGATGAGCGGCGCCTCGGCCGGCGAGGGCGACGCCGACGGCTAG
- a CDS encoding tripartite tricarboxylate transporter permease: MDLLNSLALGFSVALSPINLAYCFGGVFVGTLIGVLPGIGPVAAMSLLLPATFAVPPESAIILMAGVYYGSMYGGSTTAILVNIPGEAASVVTCLDGYQMARQGRAGAALGMAAIGSFLAGTLAVVGLMLVAPTLARFAIKFGPAEYFSLMVLGLSILAYLSHGSLVKAVIMAAAGLILGLVGLDSITAIPRLTFDRMELVDGLGLVPIVMGLFGVAEILANLEQELKREIFARRITGLMPTRDDWRRSAWPLARGSVLGFILGILPGGGAVISSFLSYGLEKRLSKTPERFGKGAIEGVAGPEAANNAAAGGGFIPLMTLGIPPNVVMALLMGAFIVHGLQPGPLLMVQKPDIFWGIVASMYIGNIMLLILNLPLIGMWVQLLKVPYRILFPLILLFCVIGVYTASGAIFDVYLMIGFGVLGYLMRKFGYEPAPLVLAFVLGPMLENNLRKALLLAQGDFMTFVERPISATCLAIAALLLLSPLLPRFGARRNAIALEQS; encoded by the coding sequence ATGGATCTCCTCAACAGCCTGGCGCTCGGCTTCTCCGTCGCGCTCAGCCCGATCAACCTCGCCTATTGCTTCGGCGGCGTCTTCGTCGGCACGCTGATCGGCGTGCTGCCCGGCATCGGCCCGGTGGCCGCGATGTCGCTGCTGCTGCCCGCCACCTTCGCCGTGCCGCCGGAATCGGCCATCATCCTGATGGCCGGGGTCTATTACGGCTCGATGTATGGCGGCTCTACCACCGCCATCCTGGTCAACATCCCGGGCGAGGCGGCGTCGGTCGTCACCTGCCTCGACGGCTACCAGATGGCGCGCCAGGGGCGGGCAGGGGCCGCACTCGGGATGGCCGCCATCGGCTCGTTCCTCGCCGGCACGCTGGCGGTCGTCGGCCTGATGCTGGTGGCGCCGACGCTGGCGCGCTTTGCCATCAAGTTCGGCCCGGCCGAATATTTCAGCCTGATGGTGCTGGGCCTGTCGATCCTGGCCTACCTGTCGCACGGCTCGCTGGTGAAGGCCGTGATCATGGCGGCGGCCGGCCTGATCCTGGGCCTGGTCGGCCTGGACTCGATCACCGCCATCCCGCGCCTCACCTTCGACCGCATGGAGCTGGTGGACGGGCTGGGGCTGGTGCCGATCGTCATGGGCCTCTTCGGCGTGGCCGAGATCCTGGCCAACCTGGAACAGGAGCTGAAGCGCGAGATCTTCGCCCGCCGCATCACCGGCCTGATGCCGACCCGCGACGACTGGCGGCGGAGCGCCTGGCCGCTGGCCCGCGGCTCGGTCCTGGGCTTCATCCTGGGCATCCTGCCGGGCGGCGGGGCGGTGATCTCGTCCTTCCTGTCCTACGGGCTGGAAAAGCGCCTGTCGAAAACGCCGGAGCGCTTCGGGAAAGGGGCGATCGAGGGCGTGGCCGGGCCGGAGGCGGCCAACAACGCCGCGGCCGGCGGCGGCTTCATCCCGCTGATGACGCTGGGTATCCCGCCCAATGTCGTGATGGCCCTGCTGATGGGCGCCTTCATCGTCCACGGCCTGCAGCCGGGGCCGCTGCTGATGGTGCAGAAGCCCGACATCTTCTGGGGCATCGTCGCCAGCATGTATATCGGCAACATCATGCTGCTGATCCTCAACCTGCCGCTGATCGGCATGTGGGTGCAGCTGCTGAAGGTGCCCTATCGCATCCTCTTCCCGCTGATCCTGCTGTTCTGCGTCATCGGCGTCTACACGGCCTCGGGGGCCATCTTCGACGTCTACCTGATGATCGGCTTCGGCGTGCTGGGCTACCTGATGCGCAAGTTCGGCTACGAGCCGGCACCCCTGGTGCTGGCCTTCGTGCTGGGCCCGATGCTGGAGAACAACCTGCGCAAGGCGCTGCTGCTGGCGCAGGGCGACTTCATGACCTTCGTCGAACGGCCGATCTCGGCGACCTGCCTGGCGATCGCGGCATTGCTCTTGCTTTCACCCCTGCTGCCACGCTTTGGCGCGCGCCGTAACGCAATCGCGCTTGAGCAATCCTAG
- a CDS encoding tripartite tricarboxylate transporter substrate binding protein, translated as MLNRRTILSAFAGVLAISGVPAAGPALADTYPSKPVTFIVPWPAGGSSDLTMRALAEAASKHLGQPIVIENKAGASGTAGPAVMAAGAKPDGYTIAQMPITVFRLPNMVKTSFDPAKDFTYILNVTGYTFGVVVKADAKWKTFGELVADAKANPGKVSYGTPGAGTSLHITMEQIAAMAGVKFTHVPFKGGAETNAAVLGGHVSAVADSTGWGSLVDAKELRLLVIWGQQRSKRWPDVPTLKEAGFDLVSNSPFGIAGPKGMDPKIVAKLHDAFKKGMEEPSYAEAMRKFDMEPFYMSTADYDKFARASIAQEAKLVEMLGLKAK; from the coding sequence ATGCTCAACCGCAGGACGATTCTGTCGGCGTTCGCCGGCGTCCTGGCCATTTCTGGCGTACCGGCTGCCGGTCCGGCACTGGCCGACACCTATCCGTCCAAGCCCGTCACCTTCATCGTGCCATGGCCGGCCGGCGGGTCGAGCGACCTGACCATGCGGGCATTGGCCGAGGCGGCCTCCAAGCATCTGGGCCAGCCGATCGTCATCGAGAACAAGGCCGGGGCCAGCGGCACGGCCGGACCGGCCGTAATGGCGGCGGGCGCCAAGCCCGACGGCTATACCATCGCGCAGATGCCGATCACGGTCTTCCGCCTGCCCAACATGGTGAAGACCTCGTTCGATCCGGCAAAGGACTTCACCTACATCCTGAACGTCACTGGCTATACCTTCGGCGTCGTCGTGAAGGCGGACGCCAAGTGGAAGACGTTCGGGGAACTGGTGGCCGACGCAAAGGCGAACCCCGGCAAGGTCAGCTACGGCACGCCCGGTGCCGGCACCTCCCTGCACATCACCATGGAGCAGATCGCCGCCATGGCCGGCGTCAAGTTCACCCACGTCCCCTTCAAGGGCGGGGCGGAGACGAACGCGGCGGTGCTGGGCGGCCACGTCTCGGCAGTGGCGGATTCCACCGGCTGGGGCAGCCTGGTCGACGCCAAGGAACTGCGCCTGCTGGTGATCTGGGGCCAGCAGCGTTCCAAGCGGTGGCCCGACGTGCCGACCTTGAAGGAGGCCGGGTTCGACCTCGTTTCGAACTCGCCGTTCGGCATCGCCGGGCCGAAGGGCATGGACCCCAAGATCGTCGCCAAGCTCCACGATGCCTTCAAGAAAGGCATGGAGGAGCCCTCCTATGCCGAGGCCATGCGCAAGTTCGACATGGAGCCCTTCTATATGTCGACGGCCGATTACGACAAGTTCGCGCGCGCCTCGATCGCCCAGGAGGCCAAGCTGGTCGAGATGCTGGGCCTGAAGGCCAAGTGA
- a CDS encoding NADP-dependent isocitrate dehydrogenase, translating into MKKIKVANPVVEMDGDEMTRIIWQMIKDKLILPYLDIDLKYYDLSVQKRDETNDQITIDSAEATKKYGVAVKCATITPDEQRVEEFGLKKMWKSPNGTIRNILDGSIFREPIICKNVPRIVPTWTQPIVIGRHAFGDQYRATDFVVPGKGKLTITFVPEDGGKTIEHEVYKFPGGGVALAMYNLDESIAAFARTCFNYGLERKYPVYLSTKNTILKAYDGRFKDIFQEVFDQEFADKFKAASLTYEHRLIDDMVASALKWSGGFVWACKNYDGDVQSDVVAQGYGSLGMMTSVLLTPDGKTVEAEAAHGTVTRHYREHQKGKETSTNPIASIFAWTRGLYYRAKFDGTPDVAKFAETLEKVCVDTVEAGFMTKDLALLIGPNQPWLTTNQFLDKLDQNLQAALA; encoded by the coding sequence GTGAAGAAGATCAAGGTCGCGAACCCCGTCGTCGAGATGGACGGCGACGAGATGACCCGCATCATCTGGCAGATGATCAAGGACAAGCTGATCCTGCCCTATCTCGACATCGACCTGAAGTACTACGACCTCAGCGTCCAGAAGCGGGACGAGACGAACGACCAGATCACGATCGATTCGGCCGAGGCGACGAAGAAGTACGGCGTCGCCGTGAAGTGCGCCACGATCACGCCGGACGAGCAGCGGGTCGAGGAGTTCGGCCTGAAGAAGATGTGGAAGTCGCCCAACGGCACGATCCGCAACATCCTCGACGGCTCGATCTTCCGCGAGCCGATCATCTGCAAGAACGTGCCGCGCATCGTTCCCACCTGGACGCAGCCCATCGTCATCGGCCGCCATGCCTTCGGCGACCAGTATCGCGCGACAGACTTCGTGGTGCCGGGCAAGGGTAAGCTGACGATCACCTTCGTGCCCGAGGACGGCGGCAAGACGATCGAGCACGAGGTCTACAAGTTCCCGGGCGGCGGCGTGGCGCTGGCCATGTACAACCTGGACGAATCGATCGCCGCCTTCGCGCGCACCTGCTTCAACTACGGGCTGGAGCGGAAGTACCCGGTCTATCTCTCGACCAAGAACACCATCCTCAAGGCCTATGACGGGCGCTTCAAGGACATCTTCCAGGAGGTGTTCGACCAGGAGTTCGCCGACAAGTTCAAGGCCGCCTCGCTCACCTACGAGCATCGCCTGATCGACGACATGGTGGCGAGCGCGCTGAAGTGGTCGGGCGGGTTCGTCTGGGCGTGCAAGAACTACGACGGCGACGTGCAGAGCGACGTGGTGGCCCAGGGCTACGGCTCGCTCGGCATGATGACGTCCGTGCTGCTGACGCCGGACGGCAAGACCGTAGAGGCCGAGGCCGCGCACGGCACGGTCACCCGCCATTATCGCGAGCACCAGAAGGGCAAGGAGACGTCGACCAACCCGATCGCGTCGATCTTCGCCTGGACCCGCGGCCTCTATTACCGCGCCAAGTTCGACGGCACGCCGGACGTGGCGAAGTTCGCCGAGACGCTGGAGAAGGTCTGCGTCGACACGGTCGAGGCCGGCTTCATGACCAAGGACCTGGCACTGCTGATCGGGCCGAACCAGCCCTGGCTGACGACCAACCAGTTCCTCGACAAGCTCGACCAGAACCTGCAGGCCGCCCTGGCCTGA
- the dksA gene encoding RNA polymerase-binding protein DksA, which translates to MNPLQREYFRQKLLRWRAELQRESTETLQHLKEETLSQPDLTDRASLETDRSLELRTRDRERKLIAKIDAALERIEDGSYGYCEETSEPIGLRRLEARPIATLSLEAQERHERMERTHRDD; encoded by the coding sequence ATGAACCCGCTGCAGCGGGAGTATTTCCGCCAGAAGCTGCTGCGCTGGCGGGCGGAACTGCAGCGGGAATCGACCGAGACGCTGCAGCACCTCAAGGAAGAGACGCTGTCCCAGCCCGACCTGACCGACCGGGCCTCGCTGGAGACGGACCGCTCGCTCGAACTGCGCACCCGGGATCGGGAGCGCAAGCTGATCGCCAAGATCGATGCCGCGCTCGAACGCATCGAGGATGGCAGCTACGGCTATTGCGAGGAGACGAGCGAGCCGATCGGCCTGCGCCGGCTGGAGGCCCGCCCGATCGCCACCCTCAGCCTGGAGGCGCAGGAGCGGCACGAGCGGATGGAGCGCACGCACCGCGACGACTGA
- a CDS encoding tripartite tricarboxylate transporter TctB family protein, translating to MRPDLPSGLLWLAAGAFVAWEGYELGLGSANDPGSGFVLFWVGLLLVVLALVQLGQALARPAEAGIRALWRDLHWWKPVGAVVVLAIYAVALLPVGYLLSTFAFLLVLMLAVDRNPPVTAATVALSATAITFLVFDKWLGVGLPRGIFYL from the coding sequence GTGCGGCCCGACCTGCCGAGCGGTCTGCTGTGGCTGGCCGCCGGTGCCTTCGTCGCCTGGGAGGGGTACGAGCTGGGCCTGGGGTCGGCCAACGACCCTGGCTCGGGCTTCGTGCTGTTCTGGGTCGGCCTGCTGCTGGTGGTCCTGGCGCTGGTGCAGCTGGGCCAGGCCCTGGCGCGGCCGGCGGAGGCGGGCATCCGGGCCTTGTGGCGTGACCTCCACTGGTGGAAGCCGGTGGGCGCGGTCGTCGTGCTGGCGATCTATGCCGTGGCCCTGCTGCCGGTCGGCTACCTGCTCTCCACCTTCGCCTTCCTGCTGGTCCTGATGCTGGCGGTCGACCGCAACCCGCCGGTCACGGCTGCGACCGTGGCGCTGTCGGCGACTGCGATCACCTTCCTGGTGTTCGACAAGTGGCTGGGCGTCGGCCTGCCCCGCGGCATCTTCTACCTGTAG
- the alaS gene encoding alanine--tRNA ligase, translated as MTSANDIRAQFLGYFAGEGHAVVASSPLVPRNDPTLLFTNAGMVQFKNVFTGVEKRDYVRAATSQKCVRAGGKHNDLENVGYTARHHTFFEMLGNFSFGDYFKERAIELAWNLITRDFGLDRERLLVTVYHEDEEAAGFWRRIAGLDDRRIIRIATSDNFWAMGDTGPCGPCSEIFYDHGPHIAGGPPGSPDGDGDRFIEIWNLVFMQYEQLAADHRVSLPRPSIDTGMGLERLAAVLQGKHDNYDIDLMRALITASAEATNTAADGPHAVSHRVIADHLRSTSFLIADGVLPSNEGRGYVLRRIMRRAMRHAHILGATEPVVWKLVPALIRQMGQAYPELVRAEALVTETLRLEETRFKQTLDRGLRLLDDEVERLPPGKGLPGEVAFKLYDTFGFPLDLTQDVLRARGLAVDTAGFDTAMARQRADARAAWAGSGDAAEGHVWFDVKERVGATEFLGYDTEMAEGKVAAILVDGSEVEAAEAGQSVSVIVNQTPFYAESGGQMGDAGAMFSPGGAEIAVSDTVKRAGTLFVHLGRVERGRLSVGDVVELRVDGERRSRLRANHSATHLLHKALRNRLGEHVTQKGSLVAPDRLRFDISHPNPLTPDDIAAVEAEVNDRIRHNADVATKLMAPDEAVAAGAMALFGEKYGDEVRVVSMGGEDFSVELCGGTHVRRAGDIGVFKILGEGAVAAGVRRVEAVTGIGALAHFKREEAILREAAGVLKVTPSDLPARVSSLLEDRRRLERELADARRQLASGGGGAAQAVKEVAGIRFTGRKVEGMPGRELKGLADELKRQLGSGVVAIAGIDEGKVSLVVGVTDDLTGRFSAVDLVRVGAEALGGKGGGGRADMAQAGGPDPARAEAALAAIEGALSARAEAA; from the coding sequence ATGACTTCGGCGAACGACATTCGCGCCCAGTTCCTCGGCTACTTCGCCGGCGAAGGCCATGCGGTCGTCGCCTCCAGCCCGCTGGTGCCGCGCAACGACCCGACGTTGCTCTTCACCAATGCCGGCATGGTGCAGTTCAAGAACGTCTTCACCGGGGTCGAGAAGCGCGACTACGTCCGCGCCGCCACCTCGCAGAAGTGCGTGCGCGCCGGCGGCAAGCACAACGACCTGGAGAATGTCGGCTACACCGCGCGCCACCACACCTTCTTCGAAATGCTGGGCAACTTCTCGTTCGGCGACTATTTCAAGGAACGCGCGATCGAGCTGGCCTGGAACCTGATCACGCGCGACTTCGGCCTCGACCGCGAGCGGCTGCTGGTCACGGTCTATCACGAGGACGAGGAGGCAGCGGGCTTCTGGCGCCGCATCGCCGGCCTCGACGACCGGCGCATCATCCGCATCGCCACCTCGGACAATTTCTGGGCGATGGGCGACACCGGCCCTTGCGGCCCGTGCTCTGAGATTTTCTACGATCACGGCCCCCACATCGCGGGCGGCCCGCCCGGCAGCCCCGACGGCGACGGCGACCGTTTCATCGAGATCTGGAACCTCGTCTTCATGCAGTACGAGCAGCTTGCAGCCGACCACCGGGTGTCGCTGCCGCGGCCGTCGATCGACACCGGCATGGGGCTGGAGCGGCTGGCGGCGGTCCTGCAGGGCAAGCACGACAATTACGACATCGACCTGATGCGGGCCCTGATCACCGCCTCGGCGGAGGCGACGAACACGGCGGCGGACGGGCCGCACGCCGTCTCGCACCGGGTGATCGCCGACCATCTGCGCTCCACCAGCTTCCTCATCGCCGACGGCGTGCTGCCGTCGAACGAAGGGCGCGGCTACGTGCTGCGCCGGATCATGCGCCGCGCGATGCGCCATGCCCACATCCTGGGCGCCACCGAGCCGGTCGTGTGGAAGCTGGTGCCGGCGCTCATCCGCCAGATGGGGCAGGCCTATCCCGAGCTGGTCCGCGCCGAGGCCCTGGTGACCGAGACGCTGCGGCTGGAGGAGACGCGCTTCAAGCAGACGCTGGATCGCGGCCTGCGCCTGCTCGACGACGAGGTCGAGCGGCTGCCGCCGGGCAAGGGGCTGCCGGGCGAGGTCGCGTTCAAGCTCTACGACACCTTCGGCTTCCCGCTCGACCTGACGCAGGACGTGCTGCGCGCGCGCGGCCTGGCGGTCGACACCGCCGGCTTCGACACCGCCATGGCGCGCCAGCGGGCCGACGCCCGGGCGGCGTGGGCGGGCTCCGGCGATGCCGCCGAGGGTCATGTCTGGTTCGACGTGAAGGAGCGGGTCGGCGCGACCGAGTTCCTCGGCTACGACACCGAGATGGCCGAAGGCAAGGTGGCCGCCATCCTGGTCGACGGCAGCGAGGTCGAGGCGGCCGAGGCCGGCCAGTCGGTGTCGGTCATCGTCAACCAGACACCGTTCTATGCGGAATCCGGTGGCCAGATGGGCGATGCCGGGGCGATGTTTTCCCCCGGCGGCGCCGAGATCGCGGTCAGCGATACGGTCAAGCGCGCGGGCACGTTGTTCGTCCATCTCGGCCGGGTGGAGCGCGGGCGCCTGTCCGTGGGCGACGTGGTCGAACTGCGGGTCGATGGCGAGCGCCGGTCGCGCCTGCGGGCCAACCACTCGGCCACCCATCTGCTGCACAAGGCATTGCGCAATCGCCTGGGCGAGCATGTGACGCAGAAGGGCTCGCTCGTGGCCCCGGACCGGCTGCGCTTCGACATCAGCCACCCCAATCCGCTGACGCCGGACGACATCGCCGCCGTCGAGGCCGAGGTGAACGACCGGATCCGCCACAACGCCGACGTCGCGACCAAGCTGATGGCGCCCGATGAGGCGGTCGCCGCCGGCGCGATGGCGCTCTTCGGCGAGAAGTATGGCGACGAGGTCCGCGTCGTCAGCATGGGCGGCGAGGACTTCTCGGTCGAGCTGTGCGGCGGGACCCACGTCCGCCGGGCGGGCGACATCGGGGTCTTCAAGATCCTGGGCGAGGGGGCCGTGGCCGCCGGCGTTCGCCGCGTCGAGGCCGTCACCGGCATCGGCGCGCTGGCCCACTTCAAGCGCGAGGAGGCCATCCTGCGCGAGGCCGCCGGCGTGCTGAAGGTCACGCCCTCGGACCTGCCGGCGCGGGTCTCCAGCCTGCTGGAGGACCGCCGTCGGCTCGAGCGCGAACTGGCCGATGCGCGCCGCCAGCTTGCCTCCGGCGGTGGCGGTGCCGCCCAGGCGGTGAAGGAAGTGGCCGGCATCCGCTTCACCGGCCGCAAGGTCGAGGGCATGCCGGGCCGCGAACTGAAGGGGCTGGCCGACGAATTGAAGCGGCAGCTCGGCTCCGGCGTCGTCGCCATCGCCGGCATCGACGAGGGCAAGGTCTCGCTCGTGGTGGGCGTCACCGACGACCTGACCGGCCGCTTCAGCGCCGTGGACCTGGTCCGCGTCGGGGCCGAGGCGCTGGGCGGCAAGGGCGGCGGCGGCCGCGCCGACATGGCCCAGGCCGGCGGGCCCGATCCGGCCCGCGCCGAGGCCGCGCTGGCCGCGATCGAAGGCGCCTTGTCGGCCCGGGCCGAGGCCGCCTGA
- a CDS encoding c-type cytochrome, with translation MSVLGRGSVFVAAFAAVLGVGLMAEAQQRPPADIIAARQQAMKTLGAEMKGIGDAAKAGSITKEDASARASKINEIANQMVSWFPAGTGPESGVKTAALPAIWEKPADYKAAIDRFAGESAKLVAAANTGNAATIAAAQGEVGKSCGGCHQIARQRN, from the coding sequence ATGAGCGTTCTGGGTCGGGGCTCGGTCTTCGTGGCGGCCTTCGCTGCGGTACTGGGAGTGGGGTTGATGGCCGAGGCGCAGCAGCGTCCGCCGGCCGACATCATCGCGGCACGCCAGCAGGCGATGAAGACGCTGGGTGCCGAGATGAAGGGGATCGGCGACGCCGCCAAGGCGGGCTCGATCACCAAGGAGGACGCGTCTGCCCGCGCCTCCAAGATCAACGAGATCGCCAATCAGATGGTTAGCTGGTTCCCTGCAGGGACCGGGCCGGAATCGGGCGTGAAGACGGCGGCACTGCCGGCGATCTGGGAGAAGCCGGCCGACTACAAGGCGGCGATCGACCGCTTCGCGGGGGAGTCGGCCAAGCTGGTCGCCGCGGCCAATACCGGCAACGCGGCGACGATCGCGGCCGCCCAGGGCGAGGTGGGCAAGAGCTGCGGCGGCTGTCACCAGATCGCGCGCCAGCGCAACTGA